A window of the Rhipicephalus sanguineus isolate Rsan-2018 unplaced genomic scaffold, BIME_Rsan_1.4 Seq3494, whole genome shotgun sequence genome harbors these coding sequences:
- the LOC119377109 gene encoding tigger transposable element-derived protein 6-like, whose protein sequence is MTATLFEEYVRAVDNKMAKKNRKVLFIVDNCPGHGKIDNLQAVTVEFLPANMTSVLQPMDQGVIEVARKIYRKSLLHRILLSYENGKGYEIDLLGAVHLLSSAWQQVRAAAIANCFAHAGFTRAASLPEAETDDFTDCEELCQDVMKLTGDGATDGDVTFHEYALCEQDVPVTGEMTDAEIVEMATNGGDDGDDGDDDEPPREVPSSAETRNLLRLLRNKVECSGGEDRLMRCVKQLEDAFLGPSATAKQTSIRQFFSAQ, encoded by the coding sequence ATGACAGCAACTCTTTTCGAAGAGTACGTTCGCGCCGTCGATAACAAGATGGccaagaaaaacaggaaagtccTGTTCATTGTGGACAATTGCCCAGGCCACGGCAAAATTGACAACTTGCAAGCAGTGACAGTAGAGTTTCTGCCGGCAAATATGACCTCTGTGCTGCAGCCGATGGATCAAGGTGTGATTGAAGTTGCCCGCAAAATCTACCGAAAGAGCCTGCTGCATCGAATTTTATTGTCGTACGAAAACGGCAAGGGCTATGAAATTGACCTGCTGGGAGCAGTACATCTCCTCAGCAGCGCTTGGCAGCAAGTTCGCGCAGCGGCTATCGCCAACTGCTTCGCGCACGCGGGGTTTACACGTGCCGCCAGTTTGCCAGAGGCGGAGACAGACGACTTCACGGACTGTGAGGAACTCTGTCAAGATGTCATGAAGCTCACCGGCGATGGTGCCACCGACGGTGACGTGACCTTTCACGAGTACGCGCTGTGCGAGCAGGATGTGCCGGTGACAGGAGAAATGACGGACGCCGAAATTGTTGAAATGGCTACAAATGGAGGGGACGACGGAGACGATGGCGACGACGACGAACCACCTCGAGAGGTGCCATCATCTGCCGAAACAAGGAATTTGCTGCGCTTGCTGCGAAATAAGGTTGAGTGCAGCGGTGGGGAAGATCGACTCATGCGATGCGTCAAGCAGCTAGAGGACGCCTTCCTTGGCCCAAGTGCGACCGCAAAGCAGACCAGCATTCGGCAGTTCTTCTCTGCTCAATAA